The Pelosinus sp. IPA-1 genome window below encodes:
- a CDS encoding glycosyltransferase, whose amino-acid sequence MNINHAVLEQQTFGRSKFAEKKPIHIAFGVDANFIRPMGVAMTSIIDNNSNQSLIFHVFANSIETVDVERLKILADAEEILIHLYLINQDVFKSLQTTWNYTVATYNRFIVAKLLYPTVERVIYMDADMVCKGGLGELVKMDFEGNIAMVVHDQGKFVASHMRTLDLKHDRYFNAGMLYIDLKAWNENQISEQAIELLQQRKFFLLDQDALNILLDGKAKFIDRRWNEICNMEKKSSRISEEAVLVHFASRNKPWHIWCIHPEKELFIRYSTASLWKDVPFFNQPRSYKEMKMMGAAMLHHGNYREAISWYWKYWKARKHEKNNG is encoded by the coding sequence ATGAATATAAATCATGCAGTACTAGAGCAGCAAACCTTTGGTAGAAGCAAATTTGCAGAAAAAAAGCCGATTCATATAGCCTTTGGTGTAGATGCTAATTTTATACGTCCGATGGGCGTTGCAATGACATCTATAATTGACAATAATTCTAATCAAAGCCTTATTTTTCATGTATTTGCAAATTCTATTGAAACCGTCGATGTAGAACGTTTAAAAATACTGGCGGATGCAGAAGAAATTTTGATTCATTTATACTTGATTAATCAAGATGTTTTCAAGTCCCTTCAAACGACTTGGAATTATACAGTGGCTACTTATAATCGATTCATCGTTGCAAAACTCTTATATCCAACTGTTGAACGAGTCATTTATATGGATGCGGATATGGTGTGTAAGGGTGGTTTAGGTGAACTTGTTAAGATGGATTTTGAAGGTAATATTGCAATGGTTGTACATGATCAGGGCAAATTTGTTGCAAGTCATATGAGAACGTTAGATTTGAAACATGATCGTTACTTTAATGCAGGTATGCTCTATATTGATTTAAAAGCATGGAATGAAAATCAAATTTCAGAACAAGCGATAGAGCTACTGCAACAGAGAAAGTTCTTTTTGTTAGATCAGGATGCATTGAATATTCTTCTAGATGGTAAAGCAAAATTTATTGACCGTAGATGGAATGAAATTTGCAATATGGAGAAAAAAAGTAGTAGAATTTCAGAGGAAGCCGTGCTTGTGCACTTTGCCTCACGTAACAAACCTTGGCACATCTGGTGCATTCATCCGGAGAAGGAACTGTTTATTCGTTACTCAACTGCTTCCCTATGGAAAGATGTTCCCTTCTTCAATCAGCCGCGGAGTTATAAGGAAATGAAAATGATGGGGGCGGCTATGCTCCATCACGGAAACTATAGAGAAGCAATCTCTTGGTACTGGAAATATTGGAAGGCGCGGAAGCACGAAAAAAATAATGGATAG
- a CDS encoding glycosyltransferase family 9 protein, translating to MLRKILIINRLGIGDVVVTTPLAKLIKENNQSKVGFVVAAKSADLLVNHSYIDDVFAYSKKDKQKIISEIQQKGYNEAIIIDERFTSTLLAWKANCKLLNKGLEISLGANRLFQRKMRKVKAIEDFSTYIHLLNPELKEYEIAAILGNPDEGRKEYLEEWIKEQKKISEKLVLIVPKSAALNKNWPTAYFSEINSFLNDKGIIPVYIGSKNDIEYIETIKGRKTNAAGLFSLRELPTIAKHAAFAISVCTGPMHIISTAKIPTLVLYGPSDPVRWAPPNAIVLQNKLPCVPCERLDCTQKKGQTCMELITPEQVKKIIIEQGWI from the coding sequence ATGCTGAGAAAAATTTTAATCATCAATCGATTGGGAATTGGTGATGTTGTTGTCACCACACCCCTAGCAAAACTCATCAAGGAGAATAACCAATCAAAGGTAGGATTTGTTGTGGCGGCAAAATCTGCCGATTTATTAGTAAATCACAGTTATATTGATGATGTGTTTGCCTATAGTAAAAAGGACAAGCAAAAAATTATTTCTGAAATCCAGCAAAAGGGATACAATGAAGCTATCATTATAGACGAGCGGTTTACATCCACATTGCTGGCATGGAAAGCAAACTGCAAGTTATTAAATAAAGGCCTTGAAATATCTTTAGGAGCAAATCGTTTGTTTCAACGAAAAATGCGTAAAGTGAAGGCAATTGAAGATTTTTCAACCTATATTCACTTGCTAAATCCCGAGTTAAAAGAATATGAAATAGCTGCAATCTTGGGAAATCCTGATGAAGGAAGAAAAGAATATCTTGAAGAATGGATTAAAGAGCAGAAAAAAATAAGTGAAAAGCTGGTATTGATTGTTCCCAAAAGTGCGGCACTCAATAAAAATTGGCCAACTGCATATTTTAGTGAAATTAACAGCTTTTTAAATGATAAAGGAATCATTCCTGTATATATCGGATCAAAAAATGATATAGAATATATAGAAACAATTAAGGGAAGGAAGACAAATGCCGCAGGATTATTTAGCCTGAGAGAATTACCAACAATTGCGAAACATGCTGCATTTGCGATTTCTGTTTGCACGGGACCAATGCATATCATCAGTACAGCTAAGATACCAACACTTGTTCTATACGGGCCGAGTGATCCTGTACGCTGGGCTCCGCCTAATGCAATTGTTCTGCAAAACAAATTGCCATGTGTTCCTTGTGAACGGCTTGATTGTACACAGAAGAAGGGACAAACATGTATGGAATTGATTACGCCAGAACAAGTGAAAAAAATTATTATAGAACAAGGCTGGATATAG
- a CDS encoding glycosyltransferase family 4 protein: MNILILFSQPWRVGGAETHVEALLKGLEGHNLFLAVNEGSNEEKLAQLKQKFPRLMIVMIQARGANLLRWKKDIARLCDLVKREHIDVISAQQRTAGIWAHMIRHYMHVPYTVTMHDPWHRAMFKSIYAKMFTAIFVVSRNLADKLVRSFGFSKEQIYLINNGIDFHAFKPMEKEVCREKLGLAPETKMILHVSRLSNVKGAVSLAVIESMKHVLKKRPDARLVIIGEGPMRDEINSKIAEFNQMYGDKIIIYDFVTNIADWYNATDILVGEGRVAMETLACMKPIVAIRNVGAFIGSIDTENIVYACDVNFDGSDQTVTAENMAKEIDKALQLEVSESEKIAEYIKERLSLENMAKAYLNVFKGMS; encoded by the coding sequence TTGAACATTTTGATTTTATTCTCGCAGCCATGGCGCGTTGGCGGAGCAGAAACACATGTAGAGGCATTATTAAAAGGCTTAGAAGGGCATAATCTGTTTCTTGCCGTGAATGAAGGCAGTAATGAAGAAAAACTAGCACAATTGAAACAAAAGTTTCCACGCCTAATGATTGTTATGATACAGGCACGTGGTGCGAATCTACTAAGATGGAAAAAGGACATTGCAAGATTGTGCGATTTGGTAAAACGAGAGCATATTGATGTGATTTCTGCTCAACAGAGAACTGCCGGAATATGGGCCCATATGATTCGTCACTATATGCATGTTCCTTATACGGTAACGATGCATGATCCTTGGCATAGAGCAATGTTTAAATCTATTTACGCTAAAATGTTTACCGCAATATTTGTCGTTAGCCGTAATCTTGCAGATAAACTGGTTAGAAGTTTTGGTTTTTCCAAAGAACAGATTTATTTGATAAATAATGGCATTGACTTTCACGCATTCAAACCAATGGAAAAAGAAGTATGTCGAGAGAAACTAGGGCTTGCACCAGAAACTAAAATGATTTTGCATGTCAGTCGGTTAAGTAATGTAAAAGGTGCAGTTTCTTTGGCGGTAATTGAAAGTATGAAACATGTCCTAAAAAAGCGCCCAGATGCGAGGCTAGTTATTATTGGTGAAGGACCGATGCGAGATGAAATTAATAGTAAAATTGCTGAATTCAATCAAATGTATGGTGATAAAATTATAATTTATGATTTTGTCACCAATATTGCCGACTGGTATAATGCAACGGACATTCTCGTTGGTGAGGGCAGAGTAGCTATGGAAACGCTAGCATGTATGAAACCGATTGTTGCGATTCGGAATGTGGGTGCATTTATCGGCTCGATCGATACCGAAAATATTGTCTATGCTTGTGACGTGAATTTTGATGGGAGCGATCAAACTGTTACAGCGGAAAACATGGCAAAAGAAATAGACAAGGCATTGCAGCTAGAAGTAAGTGAAAGTGAAAAAATTGCCGAATATATTAAAGAACGTTTGAGTTTAGAAAACATGGCAAAAGCGTATCTTAATGTATTTAAGGGGATGAGTTAG
- a CDS encoding alkaline phosphatase family protein: protein MGRFSVFFENIQKDLKTYLFLIVLLCVYRGAFIFIMQEYIGPNTAMNQIALAMWAGLRLTLKSAGIMAMLSFLACTLTTVMLPRFNTNRLRVVLGYVYIVVLSILFQARIPYYRVFNVTFNQNIYNTFNDDVYALFITMIQEYNLPSRILAAILIGAIICYLFKLVLFSRNYRLPQFTATKSLLLRCSIIASIPVFMLFMRFGGSFTYNHSINWENAAITKDTFLNEAVLDDIQALYRAYSVNERMSQGAMASGVHKEKIREYAKMAAGNDIESDRIDDYLIRHAAGAKIAKPRHIFIILGETYAQWPIMEKYSKLNLANGLKEIIQQDNAIYTSSFLPNGSFTQMAISAMVSGLSDVSVPVNYQPRSYEKPYATALAPQMQKLGYKVDFWYGGFPSWERIKDFTLAQGFDHFYSSTDFAAEQDNIWGTKDEYIFQALLSHLSEEEPTVHLILTVSNHPPYNLDLEKAGFDPSKIIDGLPEEQKNNQELIRQLGHYWYMDKVVHDFVRETEQKYPDSLFIITGDHADRVNVTKTPVPFERYSIPLVIYGQGITKDILPPNRAGGHVNIMPTLIELLAPENFTYYSIGNSLTKENKVGFNPAYWITPHAMGSIEHPDEYEILSATDDQEIRHEKEMAEEKVSMMRTISSWILLKGNQL from the coding sequence ATGGGGCGCTTTAGTGTTTTTTTTGAAAACATTCAAAAGGATTTAAAAACATATTTATTTTTGATAGTATTATTATGCGTATACCGGGGTGCATTTATTTTTATTATGCAGGAATATATTGGGCCGAATACAGCGATGAATCAGATAGCTCTGGCTATGTGGGCAGGATTGCGGCTTACTTTGAAATCGGCCGGGATTATGGCGATGCTTTCTTTTTTAGCTTGTACGCTAACAACGGTAATGTTACCTAGGTTCAATACCAATCGGCTTAGAGTTGTTTTAGGATATGTTTATATTGTAGTCTTATCGATTCTATTTCAGGCAAGGATTCCCTATTATCGTGTATTTAATGTTACATTTAATCAGAACATTTATAACACATTTAATGATGATGTATATGCCTTATTTATTACCATGATTCAAGAATATAATCTGCCATCTAGAATTTTAGCCGCTATACTAATTGGCGCTATTATTTGTTATTTGTTTAAACTGGTTCTATTTAGCAGAAATTATAGATTGCCCCAATTTACAGCAACGAAAAGTTTACTGCTGCGTTGCAGCATAATTGCCAGTATCCCTGTTTTTATGCTATTTATGAGATTTGGGGGTAGCTTTACTTACAACCATTCAATTAACTGGGAGAATGCTGCGATTACTAAGGATACATTTCTGAATGAGGCAGTTTTGGATGATATACAGGCATTATATCGTGCTTATAGCGTTAATGAACGTATGTCACAGGGGGCTATGGCCAGTGGTGTACATAAAGAAAAAATTCGCGAGTACGCTAAAATGGCTGCTGGAAATGATATCGAATCGGATCGTATTGATGATTATTTAATTCGGCATGCAGCCGGAGCAAAAATTGCAAAACCTCGACATATCTTTATTATTTTAGGTGAAACCTATGCCCAGTGGCCAATTATGGAAAAATATAGCAAGTTGAATCTTGCAAATGGATTAAAGGAAATTATACAGCAAGATAATGCGATATATACGAGTTCTTTCTTGCCGAATGGCTCATTTACGCAAATGGCAATTTCGGCCATGGTATCTGGATTATCAGATGTATCTGTCCCTGTAAATTATCAGCCGCGCAGTTATGAGAAACCTTATGCTACGGCTTTGGCTCCGCAGATGCAGAAACTGGGATATAAAGTTGACTTTTGGTATGGTGGGTTTCCATCATGGGAGCGAATTAAAGATTTTACATTGGCCCAGGGGTTTGATCATTTTTATAGTTCTACAGATTTTGCTGCTGAGCAGGATAATATATGGGGAACCAAAGATGAATATATTTTTCAGGCACTTTTAAGCCACCTTTCTGAAGAAGAGCCAACGGTTCACTTGATTTTAACGGTATCGAACCATCCACCCTATAATTTGGATTTGGAAAAAGCAGGATTCGATCCTTCTAAAATTATTGACGGATTGCCAGAGGAGCAGAAAAACAATCAAGAACTGATTCGGCAATTGGGACATTATTGGTATATGGATAAAGTAGTTCATGATTTTGTAAGAGAGACGGAGCAAAAATATCCAGATAGTTTGTTTATTATCACAGGGGATCATGCAGATCGTGTTAATGTTACGAAAACGCCCGTACCCTTTGAACGATATTCGATTCCCCTTGTGATTTATGGACAAGGAATTACCAAAGACATATTACCCCCAAATAGGGCGGGTGGGCATGTCAATATTATGCCGACGCTGATTGAACTCCTTGCGCCGGAAAACTTTACTTATTATTCGATCGGGAATAGTCTAACGAAAGAAAATAAAGTTGGCTTTAACCCTGCTTATTGGATTACACCCCATGCGATGGGAAGTATAGAGCATCCAGATGAATACGAAATATTATCCGCTACTGATGATCAGGAAATACGACATGAAAAAGAAATGGCCGAGGAAAAAGTATCCATGATGAGAACAATATCTTCTTGGATTTTATTAAAGGGAAATCAGCTTTAA
- the waaF gene encoding lipopolysaccharide heptosyltransferase II: MYKNILIVKLSAIGDVIHALPVSYALKQTYPDARITWVVEKPAYDLLTNNPYIDEIIIFDKPKFKSLTGLLSNGYKFSQQLKARNFDLAIDLQGLFKSAAISYLSGAPQRLVYCNARELSDKIGQPICGDHQHGHIVDRYLDVASYLGCKIDNVIFPVNIIELEARKAENIANHAGLKLENPYVVLASGTNWPSKCWPITHFAQLADKLYDNNIIPVIIGGPNDQLLAEEIISKAKIPPIDLTGKTSLKQLAYIIKKSKAFVGGDTGPMHLAVAVGTSVVTMFGPTDPKRNGPYGEKHKVLLAPHSCQGCWQRKCPKNVDCLSEITVCQVIDKLQEIIY, translated from the coding sequence ATGTACAAAAATATCCTTATCGTAAAACTCAGTGCCATTGGTGATGTAATTCATGCTTTGCCTGTTTCATATGCTTTGAAGCAGACCTATCCTGATGCGCGTATTACATGGGTGGTAGAAAAACCAGCCTATGATCTCTTGACCAATAATCCGTATATTGATGAAATTATCATATTTGATAAGCCAAAATTCAAATCCCTAACAGGCTTACTGTCAAATGGATATAAATTTTCACAACAACTCAAAGCCCGCAATTTTGACCTAGCTATTGACTTGCAAGGTTTATTTAAAAGTGCCGCCATTTCCTATCTCAGTGGTGCACCCCAACGACTGGTTTACTGCAATGCACGCGAACTAAGTGACAAAATCGGCCAACCAATTTGTGGCGATCATCAACACGGTCATATCGTTGATCGATATCTAGATGTTGCAAGTTACTTAGGATGTAAAATAGATAATGTCATTTTCCCTGTTAATATTATAGAACTAGAAGCACGAAAGGCAGAAAACATTGCTAACCATGCTGGCTTAAAATTAGAAAATCCCTATGTAGTCCTGGCTTCTGGTACGAATTGGCCTTCTAAATGCTGGCCAATTACTCATTTTGCCCAGCTTGCCGACAAACTTTATGACAATAATATAATCCCAGTCATCATTGGCGGACCTAATGATCAGCTACTAGCAGAAGAAATAATTTCAAAAGCCAAGATACCACCCATTGACCTAACTGGAAAAACGTCCCTGAAACAATTAGCCTATATTATAAAGAAGTCAAAAGCCTTTGTTGGTGGCGATACGGGTCCCATGCATTTGGCTGTGGCAGTAGGAACGTCCGTAGTGACCATGTTTGGCCCTACTGACCCTAAGCGGAATGGACCTTATGGAGAGAAGCATAAAGTCCTACTAGCACCACATTCATGTCAAGGCTGTTGGCAGCGTAAGTGTCCCAAAAATGTTGATTGCTTGTCAGAAATCACAGTATGCCAAGTTATTGATAAATTACAGGAAATTATATATTAA
- a CDS encoding GxxExxY protein has product MEYTDNMAALIDKVIGAAIEVHKILGPGYLEGVYEEALVHELQLRNIPLERQKVININYKDKPVGEGRLDLLIDKCLVVELKAVNELADIHVAQVLSYLKTTGLQLGLLINFNTKYLCDGIKRVTKSK; this is encoded by the coding sequence ATGGAATATACTGATAACATGGCGGCTTTAATTGATAAAGTTATTGGTGCAGCGATTGAAGTGCATAAAATATTGGGGCCAGGTTATCTAGAAGGCGTATATGAAGAGGCGCTGGTGCATGAATTGCAACTAAGAAATATACCACTAGAAAGACAAAAGGTAATTAATATCAATTACAAAGACAAGCCAGTCGGTGAGGGACGGTTAGATTTGTTAATTGATAAATGCCTAGTCGTTGAGCTAAAGGCAGTAAATGAACTTGCTGATATACACGTAGCTCAAGTATTATCGTATTTAAAAACTACAGGGTTACAACTTGGATTATTAATTAATTTTAATACAAAATACTTGTGTGATGGAATAAAGCGTGTTACAAAATCAAAATAA
- the rfaE2 gene encoding D-glycero-beta-D-manno-heptose 1-phosphate adenylyltransferase, translating into MKIVDSNQMRNIAEQLKADGKTIVFTNGCFDILHVGHVRYLQAARELGDCLILGLNSDQSVRTLKGPTRPINTQADRAEVLSALSAVDYVVIFEEATAENLISQIKPAIYVKGGDYNIKDLPESAIVSEYGGQTILIPEVIGKSSSNIIKKIKKD; encoded by the coding sequence ATGAAAATTGTAGATTCTAACCAAATGAGGAATATAGCAGAGCAACTTAAAGCCGATGGTAAAACGATTGTGTTTACCAACGGCTGTTTTGACATTCTCCACGTGGGCCATGTCCGCTATTTACAGGCCGCTAGGGAACTAGGCGATTGTCTAATTCTAGGCCTCAATAGTGACCAATCTGTTCGTACCCTAAAAGGTCCAACCCGTCCTATAAATACCCAAGCTGACCGAGCCGAAGTTCTATCGGCTCTTTCTGCTGTTGATTATGTAGTAATATTTGAAGAAGCCACAGCGGAAAACTTAATCTCTCAAATCAAACCAGCCATCTACGTAAAAGGTGGCGACTACAACATCAAAGACCTCCCCGAATCCGCCATCGTCTCAGAATACGGCGGTCAAACCATCCTCATCCCCGAAGTAATCGGCAAATCATCAAGTAATATTATAAAAAAAATAAAAAAAGATTAA
- a CDS encoding PfkB family carbohydrate kinase, translating into MQNKLLNRIAQLENRKIMVVGDMVADVYLEGKISRISREAPVLILEHTKENVVPGGASNVVHNAATLSGIVYAVGIVGQDYAGQELVRILKDKKTETAGLLVDYNRPTITKTRIMAGGQATVRQQIVRIDKEKKEALDDNMKKALKDYITTHIVDMDGVVISDYGSNTVAPHLIHHIIQTCRDKNIPCIVDSRYNVMEYNGVTVVKQNESEAAAAVGYEIVDQASLLSAGNTILERLNAKAVLITRGPDGMTLFEQSGKMTHIPVINKSEVYDVTGAGDTVVATMILALAAGATYEEAARLSNFAAGIVVKKPGTATTNLAELREAIGEHFE; encoded by the coding sequence TTGCAAAATAAACTTTTGAATCGTATTGCACAACTTGAGAATCGTAAAATCATGGTTGTTGGCGATATGGTGGCAGATGTCTATTTAGAAGGTAAAATATCACGAATTTCACGAGAAGCTCCCGTGTTAATACTGGAGCATACAAAAGAAAATGTTGTTCCAGGTGGTGCTTCAAATGTTGTGCATAATGCAGCTACATTAAGTGGTATTGTATATGCTGTAGGTATAGTAGGTCAGGATTATGCAGGGCAAGAATTGGTACGAATACTTAAAGACAAAAAAACGGAAACAGCTGGATTGCTTGTGGATTATAATCGACCAACTATTACAAAAACACGCATTATGGCAGGTGGGCAAGCAACAGTGCGGCAGCAGATTGTACGAATTGACAAAGAAAAAAAAGAAGCTTTAGATGATAATATGAAGAAAGCCCTCAAAGATTATATAACGACTCATATTGTCGACATGGATGGAGTCGTGATCAGTGATTATGGCAGTAACACGGTTGCACCGCATCTAATACACCATATTATTCAAACTTGTCGAGATAAAAATATACCTTGTATTGTAGATTCTAGGTATAACGTAATGGAGTATAATGGAGTCACCGTGGTAAAGCAAAACGAATCGGAAGCAGCTGCAGCCGTTGGTTATGAGATAGTCGACCAAGCTTCACTATTAAGCGCTGGAAATACAATTCTAGAAAGGCTTAATGCCAAAGCAGTTCTTATTACCCGTGGGCCAGATGGTATGACCCTATTCGAACAATCAGGTAAGATGACTCATATTCCGGTAATCAATAAAAGCGAAGTATATGATGTAACTGGCGCAGGGGACACGGTAGTAGCGACAATGATATTAGCTTTGGCTGCGGGCGCAACCTATGAAGAGGCGGCGCGGTTATCTAACTTCGCTGCTGGTATCGTAGTCAAAAAACCAGGCACAGCAACCACTAACCTCGCAGAACTCCGCGAAGCAATCGGGGAACATTTTGAGTGA
- a CDS encoding LPS-assembly protein LptD, with protein MQIKKFMVCASVLMLVSSASVVGRAADTQGEQAPDTTDKPQLKATTATSNTTKTTNKETKKETKKDKPKYPIVIEGKNLSFSEETGEIFAEGNVVVKQNTDVLLADVIHGNNKTTEVWVDDKATLQQPGSELVGTHTHYNYTTHLGNMQQVKGIVGKEHISGKELEFFPGELIAHDGTMTQCPAIVPDYHISADKIEIWPGEKMIAYNAKMWIKNVVIYSVPKYKKSLKKGEGETAFPRIGYRNSDGAYIIQHLEYPVGNTVSAYTNLAYYSKSGFKPTVGVIDREKSYSINLEQGDFRDDDDNWIKKEPDVKFNLYRKRLGDLPVSYTFDMSYGKWTDAYKTSWHQEENLYFSHDTITLSKGLYLGLGTGIQRIHESYNGSTTNKIKFDTSLMKQWSPKWTTTTEFHYTKNNTSLFNYNTADMAREFDAGFTYKIDKMNTVGFRQSYDLNNNKVYDQDYTWYRNLHCWQATVTYRAKRHQINFDISTTRW; from the coding sequence ATGCAAATAAAGAAATTTATGGTTTGTGCATCTGTATTGATGTTAGTTTCTAGTGCCTCTGTGGTGGGACGAGCAGCTGATACCCAGGGAGAGCAAGCTCCTGATACGACTGATAAACCTCAGTTAAAGGCTACAACCGCTACAAGCAATACAACCAAGACAACAAACAAGGAAACCAAAAAGGAAACAAAAAAAGATAAACCCAAATATCCAATTGTAATTGAAGGTAAGAATTTATCTTTTAGTGAGGAAACAGGTGAGATATTTGCTGAAGGCAATGTAGTTGTAAAACAAAATACCGATGTTCTTTTAGCAGATGTTATACATGGCAATAACAAAACTACAGAAGTATGGGTAGACGATAAGGCGACACTACAGCAGCCAGGTAGTGAGCTGGTGGGTACACATACCCATTACAATTACACGACTCACTTAGGGAACATGCAGCAAGTTAAGGGGATCGTAGGCAAAGAGCATATTTCTGGGAAAGAGCTTGAGTTTTTTCCTGGTGAGCTGATCGCTCATGATGGCACGATGACTCAATGTCCTGCAATCGTACCTGATTATCATATCAGCGCTGATAAAATTGAAATTTGGCCCGGGGAAAAGATGATTGCATACAATGCTAAAATGTGGATTAAGAATGTAGTCATTTATTCCGTACCGAAATATAAAAAATCATTAAAAAAAGGTGAAGGTGAAACTGCTTTCCCACGTATTGGATATCGAAATTCAGATGGCGCATATATAATACAACATTTAGAGTATCCAGTGGGTAATACTGTTTCTGCTTATACAAATTTGGCTTATTACTCCAAATCGGGTTTTAAACCAACTGTTGGGGTGATTGATAGGGAAAAAAGCTATTCAATCAACTTAGAACAGGGCGATTTTCGCGATGATGATGATAATTGGATTAAGAAAGAGCCTGATGTTAAGTTCAATTTATATAGAAAACGGTTGGGCGATTTGCCGGTTAGTTATACTTTTGACATGAGTTATGGTAAATGGACCGATGCATACAAAACCAGTTGGCACCAAGAAGAAAATCTTTATTTTTCGCATGATACCATTACCCTTAGTAAGGGGTTATATTTAGGCTTAGGCACAGGAATACAACGGATCCATGAGAGTTATAATGGATCTACTACCAATAAGATTAAGTTTGATACATCACTTATGAAACAATGGTCTCCAAAGTGGACTACGACTACGGAATTCCATTATACCAAAAATAATACATCGTTATTTAATTACAATACGGCCGATATGGCGCGAGAATTTGATGCAGGATTTACCTATAAAATTGATAAAATGAATACAGTTGGTTTCCGGCAAAGCTATGATTTAAACAATAATAAAGTATATGACCAAGATTATACTTGGTATAGAAATTTACATTGTTGGCAAGCAACGGTTACCTATCGGGCAAAACGCCACCAAATTAATTTTGATATAAGTACGACACGCTGGTAA
- a CDS encoding S-layer homology domain-containing protein, with amino-acid sequence MKKQLVASLAAAMILGVAGTSFAATNPFSDVPAKHWSYDAVSSLAKAGIVDGYGDGTYKGDKMISRYEMAQIVAKAMAHSDKADAAQKATIDKLSVEFASELEGLNVRVTKLEKNSSTIKVTGEARLRAEKYSDDLGGKPNTFNLRTRVNLDGQINDQWSYYGRLQAVNDLKNSGNTDVTMDNAYVKGQLFGTTATIGRFDYFLNNGLMIDSTLNGVNFAAGNALKANLFYGRDNNTDEWGNDSKVTGWSPNLEVLGLGLKYDTSKATTLNGGYYQFKDTDKTGKLNFSGNDNDKVKVWEAGFNTKFAKDWALNASYGKSDADTQNKAYYAEFDYKGADKKKVGSYGAWVNYRHLDGYASPKATFDGAYTAFGQIDLANGTAIGAKGYEVGFNYTPMLNTVLRVKYADLKPTNDAVSTEKTKFYQAQVEFFF; translated from the coding sequence ATGAAAAAACAATTAGTAGCTTCCTTGGCAGCAGCAATGATACTTGGCGTAGCTGGTACTTCATTCGCTGCAACAAATCCTTTCTCTGACGTTCCTGCAAAACATTGGTCCTATGATGCTGTAAGCTCATTGGCAAAAGCAGGTATCGTTGATGGTTATGGCGACGGTACATACAAAGGCGACAAAATGATCAGCCGTTATGAAATGGCTCAAATCGTAGCAAAAGCTATGGCTCATTCCGACAAAGCTGATGCAGCACAAAAAGCTACCATCGACAAACTTTCCGTAGAATTCGCTAGCGAATTGGAAGGCTTAAATGTTCGCGTAACTAAATTAGAAAAAAATTCCTCTACAATTAAAGTAACTGGTGAAGCTCGTTTGAGAGCTGAAAAATACTCCGATGATTTGGGAGGAAAACCTAATACTTTTAACTTACGTACTCGTGTAAATCTTGATGGTCAAATTAATGATCAATGGTCTTACTATGGTCGTTTGCAAGCTGTTAATGACTTGAAAAATTCTGGTAATACTGACGTAACCATGGATAATGCTTATGTAAAAGGACAACTTTTTGGTACAACAGCTACCATCGGTCGTTTTGACTACTTCTTAAACAATGGTTTAATGATTGATAGTACGTTAAATGGTGTGAATTTTGCAGCAGGTAATGCATTGAAAGCTAATCTGTTCTATGGTAGAGACAACAATACAGATGAATGGGGTAATGATTCAAAAGTTACTGGGTGGAGCCCTAACTTGGAAGTACTTGGTTTAGGTTTGAAATATGATACTTCCAAAGCGACTACATTAAATGGTGGTTATTATCAGTTTAAAGATACAGACAAAACAGGGAAATTGAATTTCTCAGGAAATGATAATGATAAAGTTAAAGTTTGGGAAGCTGGTTTTAATACAAAATTCGCTAAAGATTGGGCTTTAAATGCTTCTTATGGTAAGTCTGATGCTGATACGCAAAATAAAGCATATTATGCTGAATTTGATTACAAAGGTGCTGATAAAAAGAAAGTTGGCTCTTATGGCGCATGGGTTAACTATCGTCACTTAGATGGCTATGCTTCTCCTAAGGCTACTTTTGATGGCGCTTACACTGCATTCGGTCAAATTGACCTCGCCAACGGAACAGCTATTGGTGCTAAAGGTTATGAAGTAGGATTTAACTATACTCCAATGTTGAATACTGTTCTTCGTGTTAAATATGCAGATCTTAAACCAACTAACGATGCAGTATCCACTGAAAAAACTAAATTCTATCAAGCACAAGTTGAGTTCTTCTTCTAA